Proteins from one Acropora muricata isolate sample 2 chromosome 9, ASM3666990v1, whole genome shotgun sequence genomic window:
- the LOC136929421 gene encoding solute carrier family 15 member 4-like, producing the protein MAAAANEEENERSLLLSHKNSCQNRPVSIVCNITSPTRNTQHLTGRGQRMFATLLILLTELCERLAFYGLTANLVLFCKDKLGLPPPWPSTIVLVFVGTCYLTPLLGGWLADTHLGRYNTIFGSSLLYIIGAVLMLPVSYEDISYSETARLLFFAVALIILAFATGGIKSNVAPFGADQNQEEGPRAVQTFFNWFYFFINLGSLLAFTVVVWVQQQYSYFYGYVITASAVALTAIIFVAGRNKYIYSPPAPDSELTRAAKIIYEAVTIPRMPSISTWLDKAKSKNGGTFTETEVEDVKSLLRVIPVFLLFIVYWAVYSQMSTTFVIQGTYMKLKFSSFSVPSASLSLFDIIAVLAIIPVMDYIVYPLLQRCGISFTPLRRIGVGFLMAAAAMMVAGFVEIKRRGLWEEGHVVNQVVNGEKKVASDLNIFWQIPQYFFIGTSEVLASITGLEFAYSQSPENLKGVVMGSFLVTSAFGNYLTSLLVVIVRSASNSKWYPSNDLNNGKLECFFFLLAGITIVTFAIFTFVASRYTYKKQPIRTEDGEDPQLTDSND; encoded by the exons ATGGCTGCAGCTGCTAATgaagaggaaaatgaaagatCGTTACTACTCTCACACAAAAATTCCTGTCAGAATCGACCTGTAAGCATAGTATGCAACATCACTTCACCCACCAGGAATACTCAGCATTTAACCGGGCGTGGCCAGAGGATGTTTGCCACATTATTGATTCTTCTTACAGAGTTATGTGAGCGTTTGGCATTCTACGGACTGACTGCGAATTTGGTACTTTTTTGCAAGGACAAGTTAGGACTTCCCCCGCCATGGCCCTCGACAATTGTCCTGGTATTTGTTG GAACCTGTTACCTGACCCCCTTACTTGGAGGGTGGCTGGCTGACACGCACTTGGGAAGATACAATACTATATTTGGGAGCTCATTATTGTACATCATTGGAGCTGTCTTAATGTTACCTGTATCCTATGAAGATATCAGCTATAGCGAGACAGCAAGGCTGCTTTTCTTTGCAGTAGCTCTTATAATTCTTGCATTTGCAACTGGTGGAATCAAATCCAATGTGGCGCCATTTGGAGCGGACCAAAATCAAGAGGAAGGACCTAGAGCTGTTCAGACATTTTTCAActggttttattttttcattaaccTTGGATCGTTACTAGCCTTTACAGTTGTTGTATGGGTACAACAACAGTACAGTTATTTTTATGGTTACGTTATCACTGCTTCAGCGGTTGCCTTAACTGCTATAATCTTTGTTGCCGGTCGTAATAAGTACATATACAGCCCACCCGCCCCTGATAGTGAGCTAACTAGAGCTGCTAAGATAATCTACGAAGCAGTCACGATTCCCCGCATGCCAAGTATATCAACATGGTTGGACAAAGCAAAGAGCAAAAATGGAGGAACATTTACTGAAACTGAAGTTGAAGACGTTAAATCATTATTGAGAGTTATCCCagtgtttcttttgtttattgtaTATTGGGCCGTATACTCACAG ATGTCGACGACATTTGTCATCCAAGGTACATACATGAAACTAAAGTTCTCGAGCTTCAGTGTTCCTTCTGCGTCCCTGTCGCTATTTGACATCATCGCTGTCCTTGCAATCATTCCAGTCATGGATTACATAGTGTACCCTCTTCTTCAACGATGTGGGATCAGTTTTACTCCTCTGCGCAGGATTGGGGTGGGATTTTTGATGGCTGCGGCAGCTATGATGGTGGCAGGTTTTGTTGAGATCAAGCGAAGAGGCCTATGGGAAGAGGGTCACGTGGTCAACCAAGTTGTCAATGGGGAAAAAAAGGTGGCGTCGGATCTCAACATTTTTTGGCAGATTCCACAGTATTTCTTCATAGGAACCAGCGAAGTTCTTGCCAGTATCACAG GTCTAGAGTTCGCATATTCTCAATCTCCAGAAAACCTGAAGGGTGTTGTGATGGGCTCTTTCTTGGTCACTTCCGCGTTTGGAAACTACCTAACAAGCCTGCTTGTTGTTATTGTTCGATCAGCGAGCAATAGCAAATGGTACCCTAGCAACGATCTCAACAACGGAAAACttgaatgtttcttttttcttttagctgGAATAACCATAGTTACTTTTGCTATCTTCACGTTCGTTGCATCTCGTTATACATATAAGAAACAGCCGATAAGAACTGAAGACGGCGAAGATCCACAGTTAACAGACTCTAACGATTAA
- the LOC136929427 gene encoding solute carrier family 15 member 4-like has product MAVDNCPGIFVGTCYLTTLLGGWLADTHLGRYNTIFGSSLLYIIGAILMLPVSYEDISYSETARMLFFAVALTILAFATGGIKSNVAPFGADQNQEEGPSAVQTFFNWFYFFINLGSLLAFTVVVWVQQQYSYFYGYVITASAVALTAIIFVAGQNKYIYSPPAPDSELTRAPKIIYEAITIPRMPNISTWLDKAKSKNGGTFTETEVEDVKSLLRVIPVFLLFVVYWAVYSQMSTTFLIQGTYMRRKFSSFSVPSASLSIFDIIAVLAIIPVMDYIVYPLVQRCGISFTPLRRIGVGFLMAAAAMMVAGFVEIKRRGRWEQGHVFNQLVDGKNTAASDLSIFWQIPQYFFIGTSEVLATITGLEFAYSQSPENLKGVVMGSFLVTSALGRYLTSLLVVIVRSASNSKWYPSNDPNKGKLECFFFLLAGIAIVTFVIFTFVASRYTYKKQPIRAENVEKKHLWVDGEDAQLTDSND; this is encoded by the exons ATGGCCGTCGACAATTGTCCTGGTATATTTGTTG GAACCTGTTACCTAACTACCTTACTTGGAGGGTGGCTCGCTGACACGCACTTGGGAAGATACAATACTATATTCGGCAGCTCATTATTGTACATCATTGGAGCTATCTTAATGTTACCTGTATCCTATGAAGATATCAGCTATAGCGAGACAGCAAGGATGCTTTTCTTTGCAGTAGCTCTTACAATTCTTGCATTTGCAACTGGTGGAATCAAATCCAATGTGGCGCCATTTGGAGCGGACCAAAATCAAGAGGAAGGACCTAGCGCTGTTCAGACATTTTTCAActggttttattttttcatcaaCCTTGGATCGTTACTAGCttttacagttgttgtatgGGTACAACAACAGTACAGTTATTTTTATGGCTACGTTATCACTGCTTCAGCGGTTGCCTTAACTGCTATAATCTTTGTTGCCGGTCAAAATAAGTACATATACAGCCCACCCGCCCCTGATAGTGAGCTAACTAGAGCTCCAAAGATAATCTACGAAGCAATCACGATTCCCCGCATGCCAAATATATCAACATGGTTAGACAAAGCAAAGAGTAAAAATGGAGGAACATTCACTGAAACTGAAGTTGAAGACGTTAAATCATTGTTGAGAGTCATCCcagtatttcttttgtttgttgtaTATTGGGCCGTATACTCACAG ATGTCGACGACATTTCTTATCCAAGGTACATACATGAGACGAAAGTTCTCGAGCTTCAGTGTTCCTTCTGCGTCCCTGTCGATTTTTGACATCATCGCTGTCCTTGCAATCATTCCAGTCATGGATTACATAGTGTATCCCCTTGTTCAACGATGTGGGATCAGTTTTACTCCCCTGCGCAGGATTGGGGTGGGATTTTTGATGGCTGCGGCAGCTATGATGGTGGCAGGTTTTGTTGAGATTAAACGAAGAGGGCGATGGGAACAGGGTCACGTGTTCAACCAACTTGTCGATGGGAAAAATACGGCGGCGTCGGATCTCAGTATTTTTTGGCAGATTCCACAGTACTTCTTCATAGGAACCAGCGAGGTTCTTGCCACTATCACAG GTCTAGAGTTCGCATATTCTCAATCTCCAGAAAACCTGAAGGGTGTTGTGATGGGCTCTTTCTTGGTCACTTCTGCCTTGGGAAGGTACCTAACAAGTTTGCTTGTTGTTATTGTTCGATCAGCGAGCAATAGCAAATGGTACCCTAGCAACGATCCCAACAAAGGAAAACTTGAatgcttctttttccttttagctGGAATAGCCATAGTTACTTTTGTTATCTTCACGTTCGTTGCATCTCGTTATACATATAAGAAACAGCCGATAAGAGCTGAAAACGTAGAGAAAAAGCACCTCTGGGTGGACGGTGAGGATGCACAGTTAACAGACTCTAACGATTAA